In Gemmatimonadota bacterium, one genomic interval encodes:
- a CDS encoding beta-lactamase family protein, producing the protein MRTLSARSAFLGPILAITLVVSGCEASPGAAAAGTPPALQRSAPEAVGMSSERLTRLHDGMQQLVDEGLLAGITTMVARRGQVVDFRTYGYQDIEAGDPMEEDAIFRIYSMSKPITGVALMTLYEEGKFRLSDPVQRHIPEFTDLKVAASWGGDGPVLEDADHPMTIRELMSHTAGLAYGIGAPGPTDSLYSARGVLSREQTLQDMIDKLGAMPLRHQPGTRWYYSIAVDVQGYLVEVLSGQPFDEFLQERIFDPLRMVDTGFHVPEENHDRLVQYYGYDREGDLLPPANTGAAPGSRPFLDPTTFFSGGGGLVSTTTDYMRFSQMLLNGGELDGVRILSPTTIELMTRNQMPRDNPERSPGQGFGLNFSVVLDPVAAEFYSVGEYYWGGAAGTWFWIDPAEDLIFVGMIQQRGGPRRPNVRSISHRLTYQAIIEPLAEMHEDE; encoded by the coding sequence ATGCGCACGCTCAGCGCCAGGTCGGCGTTCCTGGGACCCATCCTGGCGATTACGCTCGTCGTCTCGGGTTGCGAAGCGTCCCCCGGGGCTGCCGCAGCCGGTACGCCTCCGGCGCTACAGCGCTCGGCGCCGGAAGCCGTGGGCATGTCGTCGGAGCGCCTCACGAGACTGCACGATGGGATGCAGCAACTCGTGGACGAGGGGCTCCTGGCCGGAATAACGACGATGGTCGCGAGGCGCGGACAGGTCGTGGACTTCCGGACCTACGGCTACCAGGACATCGAGGCCGGGGACCCCATGGAGGAGGATGCGATCTTCCGGATCTACTCCATGAGCAAGCCGATCACCGGCGTCGCGCTCATGACGCTGTACGAGGAAGGTAAGTTCCGCCTGTCCGATCCGGTGCAACGGCACATCCCGGAGTTCACCGATCTGAAGGTCGCGGCGTCATGGGGGGGCGACGGTCCGGTGCTCGAGGACGCCGACCACCCCATGACGATCCGAGAGCTGATGTCGCATACGGCCGGGCTGGCGTACGGCATCGGTGCTCCAGGTCCGACAGACAGCCTGTATTCCGCGCGGGGCGTTCTCTCCAGGGAGCAGACGCTCCAGGACATGATCGACAAGCTCGGTGCGATGCCGCTTCGGCATCAGCCGGGCACCCGCTGGTACTACAGCATCGCGGTCGACGTTCAGGGCTATCTCGTCGAGGTCCTCTCTGGCCAGCCGTTCGACGAGTTCCTCCAGGAGCGGATCTTCGATCCGCTCCGCATGGTTGATACCGGGTTCCACGTGCCAGAAGAGAACCACGACCGCCTCGTCCAGTACTATGGCTATGACCGCGAAGGCGATCTCCTCCCGCCAGCCAATACGGGGGCCGCGCCCGGATCGAGACCATTCCTGGACCCGACGACGTTCTTTTCGGGCGGTGGGGGGCTCGTATCGACCACGACCGATTACATGCGCTTCTCACAGATGCTGCTGAACGGCGGCGAACTGGACGGTGTGCGAATCCTCTCGCCCACGACGATCGAGTTGATGACCCGAAACCAGATGCCGCGCGACAACCCGGAGCGCAGTCCTGGGCAGGGCTTCGGACTCAACTTCAGTGTCGTGTTGGACCCCGTCGCGGCGGAGTTCTACTCGGTGGGCGAGTACTATTGGGGCGGAGCAGCCGGCACCTGGTTCTGGATCGACCCGGCCGAAGATCTGATCTTCGTCGGCATGATTCAGCAACGAGGCGGTCCTCGGCGTCCCAACGTGCGCTCGATTTCGCACCGACTAACGTATCAGGCCATCATCGAGCCGCTGGCCGAGATGCACGAGGACGAGTAG
- a CDS encoding alkaline phosphatase D family protein — protein sequence MRGTRRDFLRLTGGVTGLVALGSLPACGTERSLALSSNPFTLGVASGDPSPDGVVLWSRLARSALEAAGAADQAVGVDWEIAEDDSFRRIAQSGSASATPQLGHSVHVEVAGLEPGREYFYRLMAGGQVSPVARTKTAPAFGAAVDRFRFAFASCQHYEHGLFTALRHLADENVDLIVHLGDYIYEMSYGQNLVRHHEAPEPMTLDDYRARYTMYRSDPNLIAAHASAPWVVTWDDHEVDNNYADDVAEDEQTVEELLLRRAAAYQAFYEFMPLRRAAMPVGPDAQLYRRLRFGNLIEMDVLDTRQYRSDQPCGDRTQPSCAQHIASDQSILGARQRDWLFEGLAATDARWNVLAQQVMMARLRGNNEDGDETWSMDMWDGYPAERQALLGLLAEVGTPNPIVLTGDIHSHWVADLHTDFDDLTSPVVATELVGTSISSNGDGQDMTAGGERRLSDNPHIKFYNGQRGYVTAEVTPDLWTSEFKIVPVVTEPGAAIETRATFVVENGRPGAQEG from the coding sequence ATGCGCGGCACACGTCGCGACTTCCTTCGACTCACGGGAGGCGTGACCGGGCTCGTCGCGCTGGGCTCTCTTCCCGCCTGCGGGACCGAGCGCTCGTTGGCGCTCTCGTCGAATCCCTTCACGCTGGGTGTCGCCTCCGGCGACCCGTCCCCCGACGGTGTCGTCCTGTGGAGCCGCCTGGCACGTTCGGCGCTCGAAGCCGCCGGGGCTGCCGATCAGGCGGTCGGGGTCGACTGGGAGATCGCGGAGGATGACAGCTTTCGGCGGATCGCGCAGTCCGGAAGTGCCTCGGCAACGCCCCAGCTGGGCCACTCGGTCCACGTCGAGGTCGCCGGCTTGGAGCCCGGGCGTGAGTACTTCTATCGGCTGATGGCCGGAGGCCAAGTGAGCCCGGTAGCACGCACCAAGACCGCCCCTGCCTTCGGTGCTGCAGTCGATCGCTTCCGGTTCGCGTTCGCGTCGTGTCAGCACTACGAGCACGGGCTCTTCACCGCCTTGCGGCACCTCGCCGACGAGAACGTCGATCTGATCGTGCATCTCGGCGACTACATCTACGAGATGTCCTACGGTCAGAACCTCGTCCGGCACCACGAGGCTCCCGAGCCCATGACGCTCGACGACTATCGTGCGCGGTACACGATGTATCGCTCAGATCCGAATCTCATCGCGGCCCACGCGTCCGCGCCTTGGGTGGTGACGTGGGACGACCACGAGGTCGACAACAACTATGCGGACGACGTCGCCGAGGACGAGCAGACGGTGGAGGAGTTACTTCTGCGCCGCGCGGCCGCCTACCAGGCCTTTTACGAGTTCATGCCGCTACGGCGGGCTGCGATGCCGGTCGGTCCGGACGCGCAGCTGTACCGCCGGCTCCGCTTCGGCAACCTGATCGAGATGGACGTGCTCGACACCCGTCAGTACCGGAGCGACCAACCGTGCGGTGACCGCACGCAACCGAGTTGCGCTCAGCACATCGCGAGCGACCAGTCGATCCTCGGCGCACGTCAGCGAGACTGGCTCTTCGAGGGTCTGGCGGCTACCGACGCCCGCTGGAACGTGCTCGCCCAGCAGGTGATGATGGCCCGTCTACGCGGGAACAACGAGGATGGCGATGAGACGTGGTCGATGGACATGTGGGACGGCTATCCGGCCGAACGTCAGGCGCTGCTCGGCCTGCTCGCCGAGGTCGGCACGCCCAACCCCATCGTGCTCACCGGAGACATCCACTCGCACTGGGTGGCCGACCTGCACACGGACTTCGACGACCTGACGTCACCCGTCGTCGCAACCGAGCTCGTGGGTACCTCGATCAGCTCCAATGGCGACGGCCAGGACATGACAGCCGGCGGCGAGCGCCGACTCTCGGACAATCCACACATCAAGTTCTACAACGGCCAGCGAGGCTACGTGACCGCGGAGGTGACGCCCGATCTGTGGACCAGCGAGTTCAAGATCGTGCCTGTGGTCACCGAACCGGGTGCGGCTATTGAGACGCGTGCGACGTTCGTGGTGGAGAATGGGAGGCCGGGCGCGCAGGAAGGCTAG